In the Carboxydothermus hydrogenoformans Z-2901 genome, one interval contains:
- the thiS gene encoding sulfur carrier protein ThiS — protein MLKVNDKELNFTGSIKELLDYLKLNQSSCAVLVNGEIIKRESWEEYLLKNDDYVEIVSFVGGG, from the coding sequence ATGCTTAAGGTCAATGACAAAGAGCTTAATTTTACAGGAAGTATTAAAGAATTACTTGATTACTTAAAACTCAACCAATCTTCATGTGCTGTTTTGGTAAATGGCGAAATTATCAAGAGGGAAAGCTGGGAAGAGTACCTGCTCAAAAATGATGATTATGTGGAGATTGTTAGTTTTGTGGGTGGGGGTTAA
- a CDS encoding thiazole synthase, whose product MFTIGGKTLKSRLFVGTGKLPDYALISRMYYEAKVEVFTVAVRRIGLNTKHEKSVLEFIPKEAVIMVNTSGATNYKEAIKIAQIGRELTSSDWVKVEIEKDTKYLFPDNYETLKACEILVKEGFKVFPYIYPDLNIAKELEQIGVTAVMPLAAPIGTNKGIGCEVLLKPIIAEVEIPVIIDAGIGRPSHAAQAMELGADAVLINTAIATAKDPLVMTLAFSKAVEAGRLAYEIGLLKEYEYAQASSPLEDFIKG is encoded by the coding sequence ATGTTTACTATTGGCGGGAAAACGTTAAAATCAAGGCTTTTTGTTGGTACAGGCAAGCTACCGGATTATGCTTTAATTTCCAGGATGTATTATGAAGCAAAGGTTGAGGTTTTTACTGTGGCTGTTCGCAGAATTGGTCTCAATACAAAACATGAAAAAAGTGTTTTAGAGTTTATTCCCAAAGAGGCAGTAATTATGGTAAATACTTCGGGGGCAACAAACTATAAGGAAGCTATCAAAATTGCTCAAATTGGCAGAGAGTTGACTTCTTCGGACTGGGTTAAGGTTGAAATTGAAAAAGATACGAAGTACTTATTTCCAGATAACTATGAGACCCTCAAGGCGTGTGAGATTTTGGTGAAAGAAGGATTTAAAGTTTTTCCTTACATTTACCCTGATTTAAACATCGCTAAAGAGCTTGAACAGATTGGTGTTACGGCGGTAATGCCTCTTGCAGCACCTATCGGAACAAACAAAGGAATTGGTTGTGAAGTTTTATTAAAGCCAATAATTGCTGAAGTTGAGATACCTGTAATAATCGATGCTGGAATTGGCCGGCCATCTCATGCTGCCCAAGCTATGGAACTTGGTGCTGATGCAGTTTTAATTAATACTGCCATTGCTACGGCAAAAGATCCTTTGGTAATGACCCTGGCTTTTTCCAAAGCAGTTGAAGCGGGAAGGCTTGCTTATGAGATTGGACTATTAAAAGAGTATGAATATGCTCAGGCATCGTCTCCTCTTGAAGATTTTATAAAGGGATAA
- the thiH gene encoding 2-iminoacetate synthase ThiH, with the protein MLDYLQKCFELYFRYEQYVPSFSEALDILAKDYLDKIDLVKLLNVEDEEIIKFMAKKAKRITELNFGKVILLYAPLYIANFCENGCVYCGFSKLRKYPREKLSLEQMEEEMQQIKSEGIDSILLLTGEDRKNSPFAYIKNACKLATKYFSEVSIEVYPLSKEEYEELARIGVIGTTIYQETYIKKDYEKLHLFGPKKDYEFRLYTPERALKAGFKAASIGPLLGLSLPKLDVYSAILHADYLMKKYPQAEIAISFPRLRAANTGFKAKHVVSDKEFIKFLLVTRIYLPRIGINLSTRERPSLRDALLDICITKMSAGSKTTVGGYFSKKEDSQGQFEVEDRRMVAEIIEVIRKKGLRPEFTNWIRGVRPYELL; encoded by the coding sequence GTGCTTGATTATTTACAAAAATGTTTTGAACTTTATTTTAGGTATGAGCAATATGTTCCTTCCTTTTCTGAAGCTTTGGATATTTTAGCAAAAGACTATTTGGATAAAATTGACTTAGTCAAGCTTTTAAATGTTGAGGATGAAGAAATAATAAAGTTTATGGCAAAAAAAGCCAAAAGAATTACGGAACTTAATTTTGGAAAAGTTATTTTATTGTATGCTCCATTGTATATAGCTAACTTTTGTGAAAATGGGTGTGTTTACTGTGGTTTTTCCAAACTAAGAAAATACCCACGGGAAAAACTTAGTTTAGAGCAAATGGAAGAAGAAATGCAGCAGATAAAAAGTGAGGGAATTGACTCTATTTTACTTTTAACCGGTGAGGACAGGAAAAATTCGCCTTTTGCCTATATAAAAAATGCCTGTAAGCTTGCCACTAAATATTTTTCAGAGGTTTCAATCGAAGTTTATCCCCTTTCCAAAGAAGAGTACGAAGAATTAGCAAGAATTGGGGTTATAGGTACTACCATTTATCAAGAAACGTATATAAAGAAAGATTATGAAAAGCTGCATCTTTTTGGTCCAAAAAAAGATTATGAATTTAGGCTTTATACTCCGGAAAGAGCATTAAAAGCGGGGTTTAAAGCGGCAAGTATAGGACCGCTTTTAGGATTATCTTTGCCCAAACTGGATGTGTATTCGGCAATTTTACATGCTGACTATTTAATGAAAAAGTATCCTCAAGCGGAGATTGCGATTTCTTTTCCAAGACTAAGGGCTGCCAATACGGGATTTAAGGCCAAACATGTGGTATCCGATAAAGAGTTTATTAAGTTTTTGCTTGTGACCAGAATCTATTTGCCCCGGATTGGTATTAATCTTTCGACGCGGGAGAGGCCAAGCTTACGAGATGCTCTTCTGGACATTTGCATTACAAAGATGTCAGCCGGTTCCAAAACAACTGTCGGAGGGTATTTTAGCAAAAAGGAGGATTCCCAAGGGCAGTTTGAAGTTGAAGATCGAAGAATGGTAGCTGAGATAATTGAGGTTATAAGAAAAAAAGGGTTGAGGCCAGAGTTTACAAATTGGATAAGAGGTGTTAGACCTTATGAGCTCCTTTAA
- the thiF gene encoding sulfur carrier protein ThiS adenylyltransferase ThiF: MSSFNLMLKNYFNDDLLQKLSRVKVLIIGCGGLGSHIAWMLIRCGFQNLKIVDFDRVELKNLNRQGYFFTQVGLPKVLALKDILTQINPGANIAIAVEKIDGKNVEKIIMSYDVIVEAVDDETTKALIFEAAMKLNKKVVAASGVAGFGDCERIKIKRGRNFVIVGDFATSVKDKKPYAPKVTAVAAIQADEVLRMVVEDE, translated from the coding sequence ATGAGCTCCTTTAATTTAATGCTAAAAAATTATTTTAATGATGATTTGTTGCAGAAACTAAGCAGAGTAAAAGTACTAATTATCGGCTGTGGAGGGCTTGGGTCACACATTGCCTGGATGCTAATTCGTTGCGGGTTCCAGAACTTGAAGATTGTTGATTTTGATCGGGTGGAGCTTAAGAATTTAAATAGGCAAGGTTATTTTTTTACGCAGGTGGGTCTACCTAAGGTATTAGCCTTAAAAGATATTCTTACCCAAATTAATCCAGGGGCTAATATTGCTATAGCAGTTGAAAAAATTGATGGTAAAAATGTTGAAAAAATAATTATGTCCTATGATGTTATTGTGGAGGCTGTAGATGATGAAACAACAAAAGCTTTAATTTTCGAAGCAGCTATGAAACTAAACAAAAAGGTTGTTGCAGCTTCCGGAGTAGCTGGCTTTGGCGATTGTGAGCGTATAAAAATCAAAAGAGGTAGGAACTTTGTTATTGTTGGTGATTTTGCAACTTCTGTCAAAGATAAAAAACCTTATGCTCCTAAAGTAACGGCCGTTGCTGCAATTCAGGCCGATGAGGTGTTAAGGATGGTGGTGGAGGATGAGTAA
- the thiE gene encoding thiamine phosphate synthase, translating into MSKLEKLRLLEDYNIYCITAEKFSRGRENLKVVSEMLKAGIRIIQYREKYKSLKEKYYECLKIRELTRQYGAILIVNDHVDLCQMVDADGVHLGQDDYPVKEARRILGDEYIIGVSTHSPEQLKKAAKEGADYAGVGPLFATNTKDNAIPPVGLEYLKWAVANSSIPFVAIGGIKEYNIQEVLDLGSKCIALVTEIVGAEDIKDKIDRLNKILERYRVSNKAFD; encoded by the coding sequence ATGAGTAAGCTGGAAAAGTTAAGACTTTTGGAAGATTATAATATTTACTGCATAACTGCTGAGAAGTTTTCTCGTGGTAGAGAAAATCTTAAAGTTGTTTCTGAGATGCTAAAAGCTGGAATAAGGATAATTCAGTATCGAGAGAAATATAAGTCACTGAAGGAAAAATATTATGAATGCCTCAAAATAAGAGAACTGACAAGACAATATGGGGCTATTTTGATTGTAAATGACCATGTGGATTTGTGTCAAATGGTTGACGCGGATGGGGTTCATCTTGGCCAAGACGATTATCCGGTTAAAGAGGCTCGGAGGATTTTAGGGGATGAATATATAATTGGAGTTTCTACTCATTCTCCCGAACAGCTGAAAAAAGCAGCAAAGGAAGGAGCTGATTATGCAGGTGTTGGACCGCTTTTTGCCACGAATACTAAAGATAATGCAATACCCCCGGTTGGACTGGAATATCTAAAATGGGCAGTTGCAAACTCAAGTATACCCTTTGTTGCTATAGGTGGGATAAAAGAATATAACATTCAGGAGGTTCTCGACTTGGGATCCAAGTGTATAGCTCTTGTTACAGAGATTGTTGGGGCTGAGGATATTAAAGATAAAATTGATAGACTAAATAAGATTTTAGAAAGATATAGGGTTAGTAACAAAGCCTTCGATTAA
- a CDS encoding DsrE family protein, protein MNRLKLVFHINEPDKWQRVIMNINNFLNDVGQGNADIEVVANGEAVSAFKSNGQTNKMLIEQMQKLAEIGVNFVACQNALKAQSIAKESLPEFVTVVPAGITEIARKQTEGFAYIKP, encoded by the coding sequence ATGAATAGGCTTAAGCTTGTGTTTCATATTAACGAACCTGATAAATGGCAAAGGGTAATAATGAATATCAATAATTTTTTAAACGATGTGGGCCAAGGAAATGCTGACATCGAAGTAGTAGCTAATGGAGAAGCAGTTTCTGCCTTCAAAAGCAATGGTCAAACAAATAAAATGCTAATAGAACAAATGCAGAAGCTAGCTGAAATAGGGGTAAACTTTGTTGCTTGCCAGAATGCTCTTAAGGCTCAATCGATTGCTAAAGAGAGTTTGCCCGAATTTGTAACAGTTGTACCGGCCGGCATAACAGAAATTGCCAGGAAGCAAACAGAAGGATTTGCGTACATTAAACCATAA
- a CDS encoding TatD family hydrolase, giving the protein MVEIVDSHTHVSLLPYEGLENMALAGVKKIIGCSLFFGAQHAETLFDHFHQMLTLSRTNAEKNGIKLFVAVGIHPMGIPKDWPRVIEALPNWLRMDGVIGLGEIGLHEGSRLEQDVLREQLIIAKEFQLPVIIHTPPQKRMEITNETLEIAASVGIKPEKVIIDHANVDILDLIEGFGAVPGLTIRSDGITPQILLHNLERFQRGVLNSDYSNLKPNDPLSVPKAVQYLKLNKASPEVVARIARYNAEKLFGI; this is encoded by the coding sequence ATGGTGGAAATTGTAGATTCTCATACCCATGTTTCGTTACTTCCTTACGAGGGACTCGAAAACATGGCCCTGGCCGGAGTAAAAAAAATTATTGGCTGTTCCTTATTTTTTGGAGCTCAGCATGCGGAGACACTTTTTGATCATTTTCACCAGATGTTAACTCTTTCGCGGACAAATGCTGAGAAAAACGGCATCAAGCTTTTTGTTGCTGTTGGTATTCATCCGATGGGAATTCCGAAAGATTGGCCCAGAGTAATTGAAGCATTACCCAACTGGTTGAGAATGGACGGGGTTATCGGTTTAGGAGAAATCGGCCTGCATGAGGGTAGCCGGTTGGAACAGGATGTCCTCCGCGAGCAGTTAATTATCGCTAAGGAATTCCAGTTGCCAGTGATCATTCATACTCCGCCGCAGAAGAGGATGGAAATAACCAATGAAACGCTTGAAATTGCTGCTTCCGTCGGTATAAAACCAGAAAAAGTGATTATTGATCACGCTAATGTAGATATTCTTGATTTAATCGAGGGATTTGGGGCTGTTCCCGGACTTACCATCCGGTCCGATGGAATTACTCCGCAGATACTCCTCCACAATTTAGAACGTTTCCAACGGGGGGTTCTTAACAGTGATTATAGTAACCTCAAGCCCAACGATCCCTTGAGTGTTCCAAAAGCTGTCCAGTACCTGAAACTAAACAAGGCATCGCCCGAAGTTGTTGCCCGAATTGCAAGGTATAATGCTGAAAAATTGTTTGGCATTTAA
- a CDS encoding glycerate kinase, with the protein MKIVVAPDSFKGSLSSLKVALAIERGIKRAASEIDAEIEIIKIPMADGGEGTVEAIMCALGGRLVKTRVLDPLGREIDSFFGVLPDGTAVIEMAAASGLNLLKTEEKNPMITTTYGTGQLIRAALDEGCRKLIIGIGGSATNDGGVGMAQALGVKFLDSNDREIGFGGGELYKIERIDYSGLDARIKDTDFVVACDVKNVLCGPTGASAVYGPQKGATLEMVKVLDENLRHLATMIKRYLGKDVAEVPGSGAAGGLGAALLAFLDAKLRPGIEIVMELTQFPEVVKTAELIITGEGATDYQTMFGKVPLGIARVARKFGKPVVCISGSLNTGYEKLYAEGITALFSIVNRPMTLDEAMERAEELLEKISENVFRLYYLMREGDK; encoded by the coding sequence ATGAAAATAGTTGTTGCCCCCGATTCTTTTAAAGGAAGCCTGAGTTCATTAAAAGTTGCCTTAGCTATTGAGAGAGGTATTAAAAGAGCTGCATCCGAAATAGATGCAGAAATTGAAATAATAAAAATTCCTATGGCCGACGGTGGAGAGGGCACAGTAGAGGCCATAATGTGTGCTCTGGGTGGAAGACTTGTAAAGACCCGGGTTCTTGATCCTTTAGGAAGGGAAATAGATTCTTTTTTCGGTGTACTACCAGATGGTACCGCAGTAATTGAAATGGCTGCGGCTTCCGGGCTTAATCTTTTGAAAACTGAAGAAAAGAATCCTATGATAACTACCACTTACGGCACGGGTCAACTTATAAGGGCGGCACTTGATGAGGGATGTAGAAAATTAATTATAGGAATAGGAGGCAGTGCTACCAATGATGGTGGTGTGGGGATGGCCCAAGCTTTGGGCGTAAAATTTCTTGATAGCAACGATCGTGAGATTGGTTTTGGAGGTGGAGAACTTTATAAAATAGAGCGGATAGATTACTCAGGCCTTGATGCAAGAATCAAAGATACCGATTTTGTAGTCGCCTGTGATGTGAAGAATGTGCTATGTGGTCCAACAGGTGCTTCGGCAGTTTATGGACCTCAAAAAGGTGCAACCCTTGAAATGGTAAAAGTTTTAGATGAAAATTTAAGGCATCTAGCTACAATGATAAAAAGATACCTGGGAAAAGATGTGGCTGAGGTCCCGGGTTCAGGAGCTGCAGGTGGGCTGGGAGCAGCTTTGCTGGCATTCTTAGATGCAAAACTTCGGCCGGGAATTGAAATAGTTATGGAACTTACTCAGTTTCCTGAGGTAGTAAAAACTGCGGAATTAATTATTACTGGAGAAGGAGCAACGGATTACCAGACTATGTTCGGAAAGGTCCCTTTGGGAATTGCCCGGGTGGCAAGAAAATTTGGTAAGCCAGTAGTATGTATTTCCGGTTCCCTTAATACAGGTTACGAAAAATTATATGCCGAGGGTATAACAGCTTTGTTTAGCATAGTTAACCGCCCAATGACTTTAGATGAAGCTATGGAAAGAGCGGAAGAACTGCTTGAAAAAATTTCTGAAAATGTCTTCAGACTATATTATTTAATGCGGGAAGGGGATAAATAA